The Algoriphagus sp. TR-M9 genome has a window encoding:
- a CDS encoding Dps family protein has protein sequence MTTTKATLDNHLKLDNKAMKNVSDKLNDLLSDYHIFYQNVRGFHWNVKGENFFDLHEKFEELYTRLYENIDELAERIVTIGFNPLHSYSDYLKNTIHKEITDVSSGSECVKHVVDGLGILAQSHRKAAKAAGDADDIATEDLLTNFVGDLEKRMWMFTKFAE, from the coding sequence ATGACTACTACTAAAGCAACACTCGACAATCATCTGAAGCTTGATAATAAAGCAATGAAAAATGTATCAGATAAACTGAACGATTTATTGTCTGATTACCACATTTTCTATCAGAATGTACGAGGGTTTCACTGGAATGTAAAGGGTGAAAATTTCTTTGACCTGCATGAAAAGTTCGAAGAATTGTACACCAGATTATATGAAAATATAGATGAACTGGCTGAACGAATCGTGACCATTGGGTTTAATCCTTTGCACTCGTATTCTGACTATTTGAAAAATACCATTCACAAGGAAATCACCGACGTGAGCAGTGGTTCTGAATGTGTAAAACATGTTGTTGATGGTTTGGGTATTTTAGCCCAAAGCCACAGAAAGGCCGCTAAAGCAGCTGGGGATGCTGATGATATCGCCACTGAAGATTTGCTTACAAATTTCGTAGGTGACCTCGAAAAAAGAATGTGGATGTTTACCAAATTCGCCGAATAA
- a CDS encoding energy transducer TonB, which yields MKNLALKSLPAFLLVLAFFTSLSMQGAYAQTEAFEKVDKMPEPKDGMDGLVSYIGDNLIYPEDARKKGVEGVVVVSFVVQKEGDITDVKILRGIGTGCDEEAMRVVQGMPNWIPGEKDGSKVNTKMSLPIKFKL from the coding sequence ATGAAAAACTTAGCACTTAAATCCCTACCGGCTTTCCTGCTAGTCCTGGCCTTTTTTACCAGCCTTTCCATGCAGGGAGCTTATGCACAGACAGAAGCCTTTGAAAAAGTGGATAAAATGCCGGAACCTAAGGATGGTATGGATGGACTCGTAAGCTACATAGGCGATAATCTTATTTACCCTGAAGATGCCAGGAAAAAAGGTGTAGAAGGTGTGGTTGTGGTCAGTTTCGTAGTGCAGAAAGAGGGGGATATCACTGATGTGAAGATTCTACGAGGAATAGGCACTGGCTGTGATGAAGAAGCCATGCGAGTGGTACAGGGTATGCCAAATTGGATACCCGGAGAAAAGGACGGCTCAAAGGTCAATACCAAGATGAGTTTACCTATCAAATTTAAACTTTAA
- a CDS encoding M56 family metallopeptidase, whose product MDKLIIYLIESSICVGISVAFYKLVLSDLTFFALNRAILLLLLLMSFLFPAMSVNLGVANLGIQEFTMPEFLVGQGAAAERTFTWQSIVLMIYVAGVLVMTAHLILGFFTSQRLLGKSKLMLFQNHWIAVHPKFIPASFFQYILLPDFDPGREEQRQIILHESVHVRLKHSWDLLLIQFAKVIFWFNPLIYQFEKSLREVHEFQADQGVTSRYSKKEYSGLLLQMITKGQGWHFMNNFNQFQTKKRIIMMSKPESRSAEKRRFLLAIPLMAALFFVFSCEMTPEEEIDGPAQVAEKTNGIGPSNIAARVADVGKDGKEVFDITEVQPLPPGGMEGWNNYLASNLKYPEQAKKMGVEGTVVAVFMVNSDGSISDVDILRGIGAGADEEAMRVIRESQDWSPATQRGKAVNSRIRVPIRFKLD is encoded by the coding sequence ATGGACAAATTAATAATCTACTTGATAGAGTCCAGCATTTGTGTTGGCATATCTGTGGCATTTTATAAGTTGGTCTTGAGCGATTTGACTTTTTTTGCACTCAATCGGGCCATACTTCTCCTATTGTTGCTGATGTCATTTTTGTTTCCCGCGATGTCTGTAAACTTAGGAGTCGCCAATCTGGGAATTCAAGAATTCACCATGCCGGAGTTCTTGGTAGGGCAGGGGGCAGCAGCTGAGCGTACCTTTACCTGGCAAAGCATTGTATTGATGATCTATGTGGCAGGGGTGTTGGTCATGACAGCTCATTTGATCTTGGGTTTTTTCACCTCTCAGCGCTTACTGGGCAAATCCAAATTGATGCTGTTTCAGAATCATTGGATAGCAGTGCATCCGAAATTTATTCCAGCCTCTTTTTTCCAATATATCCTGTTGCCGGACTTTGATCCGGGTAGGGAGGAGCAGCGACAGATCATTTTGCATGAGTCTGTGCATGTGCGTCTCAAACACAGCTGGGATCTACTTTTGATCCAGTTTGCTAAAGTGATCTTTTGGTTCAATCCCTTGATCTATCAGTTTGAAAAATCCCTACGGGAAGTTCATGAGTTTCAGGCTGACCAGGGCGTCACTAGTAGGTATTCCAAGAAAGAATATTCTGGCCTTTTGCTACAGATGATTACTAAGGGTCAAGGCTGGCACTTCATGAACAACTTTAACCAATTTCAAACCAAAAAAAGAATTATTATGATGAGCAAACCCGAATCCCGAAGTGCGGAAAAGCGCAGATTTCTGTTGGCTATTCCCTTGATGGCTGCCTTGTTTTTCGTCTTTTCCTGCGAAATGACTCCAGAGGAAGAGATCGATGGACCAGCGCAAGTGGCTGAAAAAACCAATGGCATAGGGCCTAGCAATATAGCTGCTAGAGTCGCCGATGTAGGCAAAGACGGCAAGGAGGTATTTGATATTACCGAAGTACAACCTTTACCTCCGGGAGGAATGGAAGGATGGAATAACTACTTAGCCTCCAACTTAAAATACCCAGAGCAAGCCAAAAAAATGGGCGTTGAGGGTACAGTGGTAGCAGTTTTTATGGTGAATTCTGATGGTTCTATTTCCGATGTGGATATCCTACGTGGAATAGGAGCAGGAGCAGATGAAGAAGCCATGAGGGTGATCCGGGAGTCTCAGGATTGGTCACCTGCCACACAGAGAGGTAAAGCTGTAAATAGCCGTATTAGAGTTCCTATTCGATTCAAACTGGATTGA
- a CDS encoding BlaI/MecI/CopY family transcriptional regulator translates to MEELNKNEERIMRIFWRLEKALVREVLDQLPEPKPPYTTLASSIKLLEKKGYLDHKAYGTTHQYFPLISQADYSKRSVNHLVKNYFEGSVGNFLSFMVKENKISDKEIEDLQKLIDDMDKPRE, encoded by the coding sequence ATGGAAGAATTGAATAAAAACGAAGAAAGGATCATGCGGATTTTTTGGCGTCTGGAAAAGGCCCTAGTTCGCGAGGTTTTGGATCAACTCCCAGAACCCAAGCCACCTTACACGACCTTGGCCTCCTCCATCAAGCTATTGGAGAAAAAAGGCTATTTGGATCACAAAGCTTACGGTACCACACACCAGTATTTTCCATTGATCTCGCAGGCTGACTACAGCAAAAGAAGTGTGAATCATTTGGTTAAAAATTACTTCGAAGGTTCGGTGGGGAATTTCCTGTCCTTTATGGTGAAGGAAAACAAGATTTCGGATAAGGAAATCGAAGATCTACAGAAGTTGATTGATGATATGGACAAACCCAGGGAATGA
- a CDS encoding DUF4249 domain-containing protein: MNRFWIVIFCITLFSCQEEVNLPLATIDGEIPVIEATWTNESYYNEVKISLAKNYYDTTGTQVINDAQVFITVPGKQRRVRFVYSPKSESYVPVYPNEVAQVGENYQLNVLWEGLRFESSGRLLEPPTVDSVTYEYQEDRIFRDEGYYIKVYGKIPFTEDNFYRIRVIENDTLKNDRDDYLLFDDTFGLTFFEEGLELNYDFEAGDKVRLELFRMNESAFTYINQLANLLFNDGGLFSPPPQNPDTNIEVVEGDSKVLGYFNVSSVLYETVRIEPEE; encoded by the coding sequence ATGAATAGATTTTGGATTGTTATTTTCTGCATCACTTTATTCTCCTGTCAGGAGGAGGTGAACTTGCCTTTGGCTACTATAGATGGGGAAATTCCTGTCATAGAGGCTACCTGGACTAATGAGTCTTATTACAATGAGGTCAAAATTAGCTTAGCTAAAAATTACTATGATACCACGGGCACTCAAGTCATCAATGATGCTCAGGTTTTCATCACTGTTCCGGGGAAGCAAAGGCGGGTCCGCTTTGTCTATAGCCCCAAGTCTGAAAGCTATGTGCCGGTTTACCCCAACGAAGTGGCTCAGGTAGGTGAAAACTATCAACTGAATGTACTGTGGGAGGGATTGCGTTTTGAATCAAGTGGCAGACTTTTGGAGCCGCCTACAGTGGATAGCGTGACCTATGAATACCAGGAAGACCGGATTTTTCGGGACGAAGGATACTATATAAAAGTGTATGGGAAAATTCCTTTTACCGAAGATAATTTCTATCGGATTCGGGTTATAGAAAACGACACCTTAAAAAACGATAGGGACGATTACTTGCTGTTCGACGATACCTTTGGGTTGACATTTTTTGAAGAAGGGCTTGAGTTGAATTATGATTTTGAAGCAGGGGATAAGGTCAGGTTGGAGTTGTTTAGGATGAATGAAAGCGCTTTTACCTACATTAATCAACTCGCTAATCTGCTTTTTAATGACGGAGGTTTGTTTTCTCCTCCACCTCAAAACCCTGACACCAACATCGAGGTGGTGGAAGGTGATTCCAAAGTTTTAGGATATTTTAATGTTTCTTCAGTTTTGTATGAAACTGTCAGAATCGAGCCTGAGGAGTGA
- a CDS encoding TonB-dependent receptor: MWPIGKVGLFIFLLVFFSNSQLLLAQVPTLKGQVIDVSNSEALPGANVYWEGDISSGVVADLEGNFEIKVQNLPARLVVSFIGFETSIRELGAKDVQKLQRFYLKAEEMSLDEIIIQERRPDEQVRNLETGKATIPIATIKNIPALFGEVDLLRSLQLLPGVQTAGEGTTGLFVRGGSADQNLVQLDGAPIYNPSHFFGFFSVFNPDALDQVELYKGNMPASYGGRISSLIDVTLREGNTEQIHGEGGIGSISSRITLDGPLFSDQSTFVVSGRRTYADVFLKLSNDDDLNNNKLNFHDLSGKFTFRLGDRDKLTFSSYQGRDFLGLDDEFGLGWTNWVSSAQWNRNISENLFFDMQGYHSRYKYNVEFEDPENGFEWTNRLSETGVKAEWTLLNSEELQTYWGVHSQLYHFSPIEINPAAQSNIEPVNTNAKNGFLNSLFAGGTYTISPRLSAEGGLRWSFFNLIGEGVDYEYADGEVGPDVPVTDTLKYERFQNMKFYQGLEPRIALRYLINEEFSVKAAYNRNYQYVQIASNSSAGLPIDRWILSGRYVSPVKSDQYSLGLFHNFDNNRWELSVEGYYKSLDNVIDLRNGAQVLFTDQVETELLTGVGSSYGAEFLLRKNIGKTTGWLAYTYSRAWRQIDGISQNQRYNPRFDRPHDVTLVLNHEFSPSWSAGLTFIYTTGQAVSFPVGVYELDYQSVPLYPEFRNMDRFPDYHRMDLSVTWKNADKGRKWRGSWNFSIYNLYGRKNPFAYEFREIYNDDFQYSSSEDGPITSTRQGIVMTYLFTYLPSITYNFEF, translated from the coding sequence ATGTGGCCAATCGGCAAAGTAGGGCTTTTCATTTTCCTACTGGTTTTCTTCAGTAATTCCCAACTACTTTTAGCACAAGTGCCTACCCTTAAAGGTCAGGTAATAGATGTAAGCAATTCAGAGGCGCTTCCCGGAGCCAATGTTTATTGGGAGGGCGATATCAGCTCAGGGGTGGTCGCAGATCTGGAAGGTAACTTTGAAATCAAGGTTCAGAATCTGCCGGCTAGACTAGTGGTTTCATTCATTGGTTTTGAGACTTCCATTCGGGAATTGGGTGCCAAGGACGTTCAGAAACTCCAGCGATTTTATTTAAAAGCGGAAGAAATGTCTCTGGATGAAATCATCATTCAGGAGCGTAGGCCAGATGAGCAGGTGAGGAATTTGGAAACTGGCAAAGCCACCATTCCCATAGCTACGATCAAGAATATTCCGGCATTATTTGGGGAGGTAGACCTATTGAGAAGTTTGCAGCTGCTACCAGGAGTGCAAACAGCGGGGGAAGGAACCACAGGATTATTTGTGCGGGGAGGGTCTGCAGATCAGAATTTGGTGCAGCTCGATGGGGCGCCTATTTATAATCCATCTCATTTCTTCGGTTTTTTCTCTGTTTTTAATCCTGATGCCTTAGACCAAGTGGAGCTTTACAAAGGCAATATGCCGGCCTCCTATGGTGGAAGGATATCGTCACTCATTGATGTGACTTTGCGGGAAGGCAATACCGAACAGATTCATGGAGAAGGTGGAATAGGGAGTATTTCTTCCAGAATAACCCTAGACGGGCCCTTATTTTCAGATCAATCTACTTTCGTGGTTTCTGGAAGAAGAACTTATGCAGATGTATTTCTGAAACTTTCAAATGATGATGATTTGAACAACAACAAGCTGAATTTCCATGACCTCAGCGGAAAATTCACCTTCAGACTTGGGGATAGAGATAAACTGACTTTTTCCAGTTATCAGGGCAGAGATTTCCTGGGACTTGATGACGAGTTTGGGTTAGGTTGGACCAATTGGGTTTCTTCTGCCCAGTGGAATAGAAATATTTCCGAAAATCTGTTTTTTGACATGCAGGGCTATCACTCCAGGTATAAATACAATGTGGAATTTGAAGATCCGGAAAATGGTTTTGAGTGGACAAACAGACTTTCGGAAACGGGTGTAAAAGCAGAATGGACTTTGCTGAACAGTGAGGAATTACAAACCTACTGGGGAGTTCACAGTCAGCTTTATCATTTTTCACCTATAGAAATAAACCCAGCGGCCCAAAGCAATATTGAACCAGTGAACACCAATGCTAAAAATGGCTTTCTCAATAGTTTGTTTGCCGGAGGCACATACACCATCAGCCCGCGCTTGAGTGCAGAGGGTGGACTTCGCTGGAGTTTTTTCAACCTAATAGGCGAAGGAGTGGATTATGAATATGCAGATGGCGAGGTGGGGCCGGATGTGCCGGTGACAGATACCTTGAAGTATGAAAGATTTCAAAACATGAAATTTTATCAAGGTTTGGAGCCCAGGATCGCGCTCCGCTACTTGATCAATGAGGAGTTTTCAGTCAAAGCCGCCTACAATAGAAACTATCAATATGTGCAGATTGCTTCCAATAGCTCAGCGGGATTGCCGATAGACCGATGGATTCTATCCGGAAGATATGTCTCTCCAGTAAAATCAGACCAGTATTCCCTGGGCTTATTTCATAATTTTGACAATAACCGCTGGGAACTCTCAGTGGAAGGGTACTATAAATCTTTAGATAATGTAATCGATCTAAGGAATGGTGCTCAGGTGCTTTTTACAGATCAAGTAGAGACGGAGTTGCTCACCGGTGTAGGCTCTTCGTATGGAGCTGAGTTTCTGCTTCGCAAAAATATCGGTAAAACCACAGGTTGGCTGGCCTATACCTATTCGAGAGCATGGAGGCAGATTGATGGGATCTCCCAAAATCAACGTTATAATCCCAGATTTGACCGACCCCACGATGTCACGCTGGTGCTGAACCATGAGTTTTCTCCATCCTGGTCGGCTGGGTTAACTTTCATTTATACCACTGGGCAAGCCGTCTCATTTCCTGTTGGGGTTTATGAGTTGGATTATCAATCTGTGCCATTATATCCGGAATTTAGAAATATGGATAGATTCCCGGATTATCATCGTATGGATTTGTCAGTAACCTGGAAGAATGCAGATAAAGGTAGAAAATGGCGTGGAAGCTGGAACTTTAGCATATATAATCTGTATGGCAGGAAAAATCCCTTTGCCTATGAATTCAGGGAAATTTATAACGATGACTTCCAGTACAGCAGTAGTGAAGATGGGCCTATCACCTCTACAAGACAAGGGATAGTGATGACCTATCTCTTTACTTACCTGCCTTCCATCACGTATAATTTCGAATTTTGA
- a CDS encoding VWA domain-containing protein — protein sequence MIWAYPDVKLTLLLAGIFGLLYFIYLFRYWKINRKLDVQKRRLFTKIVIRTTYFALFLVAFAGPSIGTSLKEIKEEGKDIFIAVDLSQSMNATDIGPSRLQRIKFELKNLTKSFPSDRIGLIIFSSEAFMQCPLTFDQSVLQLYIDGLNTGLVPNYGTDLNGPLRMALERFQNDEGQEIKSKSIILISDGENFGDDLEDIAAQLSELGVKVFSLGIGTEGGSSIPRGNGLVIDPQTGQPAQTVLDPDPLRQIAAETNGQYFEISDQVQEIGDLIGALERVEGGVTGSRVVEASANKYFYFLLAGLVLSLLDMMLPIKTIKL from the coding sequence ATGATTTGGGCATATCCGGACGTAAAACTCACACTCCTGCTGGCCGGCATTTTCGGTCTTCTGTATTTTATTTACCTGTTCAGGTATTGGAAAATCAATCGTAAGCTGGACGTACAGAAGCGAAGGCTTTTCACTAAAATAGTGATCAGGACTACTTATTTCGCACTATTTCTAGTGGCCTTTGCTGGGCCTTCAATAGGCACATCCCTGAAGGAAATCAAGGAGGAGGGAAAAGACATTTTTATCGCCGTGGATCTATCGCAGTCTATGAATGCCACCGACATAGGCCCGTCCAGACTCCAGCGAATCAAGTTTGAATTGAAAAACCTGACAAAGAGTTTTCCATCCGACCGGATCGGTTTGATTATTTTCAGTTCGGAAGCCTTTATGCAATGCCCCCTGACATTTGATCAAAGTGTCCTACAACTTTACATCGATGGGCTGAACACCGGTTTGGTGCCCAATTATGGTACCGACCTCAACGGTCCGCTCCGCATGGCTTTGGAAAGATTTCAAAATGATGAAGGACAGGAAATCAAGTCTAAATCCATTATTTTGATCTCCGATGGAGAGAATTTCGGAGATGACCTGGAAGATATTGCCGCTCAATTGAGCGAACTCGGAGTGAAAGTGTTTAGTCTTGGCATAGGAACTGAAGGCGGCAGCAGCATTCCTAGAGGAAATGGACTGGTGATAGACCCGCAGACCGGACAGCCTGCACAGACCGTATTGGACCCGGACCCACTGCGGCAAATCGCCGCTGAGACCAATGGCCAATATTTTGAGATTTCAGATCAAGTACAGGAGATAGGCGACCTCATCGGAGCACTAGAACGAGTGGAAGGTGGAGTCACAGGATCCAGAGTTGTAGAAGCTTCTGCTAATAAGTACTTTTATTTCTTGCTGGCAGGGCTGGTCTTATCCTTGCTGGACATGATGTTACCAATTAAAACCATCAAATTATAA
- a CDS encoding acetyl-CoA C-acyltransferase translates to MKEVYIVSAVRTPLGSFGGKLAGLTAVELGSTAIKGALEKSGVKAEAVQEVFMGNVISANLGQAPARQAAIGAGIGYQVPCTTVNKVCASGMKAVMFGAQSIMLGVNDVVVAGGMESMSNVPFYVPKARFGYKYGNAEFVDGLVKDGLFEVYYKFPMGNCADNTAKEMKISREDQDAYAIQSYQRSADSWAKGYFKDEVVPVEMKGRKGETILIDEDEEYKNVMFDKIPSLRPVFGKEGTVTAANASTMNDGASALVLVSKEKAEELGLKPLAKIRGFADAATDPLWFTTAPALAIPKAIQHAGLKSEDVDFYEINEAFSAVALANQRELNLDNDKVNVFGGAVSLGHPLGASGARIISTLNSVLHQKSGKIGVAGICNGGGGASAIVLEKM, encoded by the coding sequence ATTAAAGAAGTATATATAGTTTCCGCCGTGAGGACTCCTCTGGGGAGTTTTGGAGGAAAACTGGCCGGATTGACAGCTGTAGAACTAGGCAGCACAGCCATAAAAGGAGCGCTGGAAAAAAGCGGAGTGAAAGCCGAAGCGGTTCAAGAAGTTTTTATGGGGAATGTGATTTCTGCCAATCTCGGTCAGGCTCCCGCCAGGCAAGCTGCAATTGGCGCAGGTATAGGCTATCAGGTTCCTTGCACCACAGTCAACAAAGTTTGCGCTTCAGGCATGAAAGCTGTAATGTTTGGTGCACAATCCATCATGCTGGGCGTCAATGATGTAGTCGTAGCAGGAGGCATGGAAAGCATGTCCAATGTCCCTTTTTATGTTCCTAAGGCAAGATTTGGCTATAAATATGGAAACGCGGAATTCGTAGATGGATTAGTGAAAGATGGGCTTTTCGAAGTCTATTACAAATTCCCCATGGGAAATTGCGCGGATAATACGGCCAAGGAGATGAAGATTTCCCGCGAAGATCAAGACGCTTATGCAATCCAATCCTACCAAAGATCGGCGGATTCCTGGGCTAAGGGCTATTTCAAAGACGAGGTAGTACCCGTGGAGATGAAAGGCCGAAAAGGTGAAACTATTCTCATCGATGAAGACGAGGAATATAAGAATGTCATGTTTGACAAAATCCCTTCGCTAAGACCGGTTTTCGGCAAAGAAGGCACAGTCACCGCTGCCAATGCATCCACCATGAATGACGGTGCATCTGCCTTGGTATTGGTAAGTAAAGAAAAAGCAGAAGAGCTGGGTCTAAAGCCTTTGGCCAAGATCAGAGGATTTGCAGACGCGGCCACCGATCCACTTTGGTTTACCACTGCTCCTGCCCTGGCCATACCAAAGGCGATCCAACATGCAGGCTTGAAATCTGAAGACGTGGATTTCTATGAAATCAACGAAGCTTTTTCAGCAGTTGCCCTGGCTAACCAAAGAGAATTAAACCTGGACAATGACAAAGTAAATGTCTTTGGAGGAGCAGTATCACTAGGCCATCCACTCGGAGCATCAGGGGCAAGAATCATCAGCACATTGAACTCTGTGCTCCATCAGAAAAGCGGCAAAATAGGAGTTGCCGGGATTTGCAATGGAGGAGGCGGAGCATCGGCGATAGTACTGGAAAAAATGTAA
- a CDS encoding toxin-antitoxin system YwqK family antitoxin has product MKKFLLLICGLTANYAMAQDTIRTYYDLEETMLKEVYVMVNGQANGPIKRFDEVGNLVQIGHLKDDQKHGDFYELAPNTGDTLRITPFLNNKRSGLGVSFYSSGKIRQELTYEDNLIQGLVSTYYENGQIEDRTTFKNNKPDGLSEKFYETGDPASKIYYSEGTLDGPYQEFYPNGNPEVISNYVNGQLEGRETVYFENGEIEGVREFRNGELHGVYTLNYPSGKPHRRGEFKKGLAEGELLVYYESGEIREKGQYKKGVAVAPYMEYYQSGKLKSKQNFTPQGYPSSKIAYFENGQINYEINYSKGEIEGEVRVYREDGSLEEVRRYTNGELTGKQEFYDEEGNLIRTESFEKNFKKQ; this is encoded by the coding sequence ATGAAAAAATTCCTTCTTCTTATTTGTGGATTGACAGCCAATTATGCGATGGCACAAGACACCATCAGGACCTATTACGATCTGGAGGAAACCATGCTGAAGGAAGTTTATGTAATGGTAAATGGCCAGGCAAATGGTCCGATCAAGCGCTTCGATGAAGTAGGAAATCTGGTACAGATAGGACACTTGAAAGACGATCAAAAGCACGGCGATTTTTATGAATTAGCTCCAAACACAGGAGATACCTTAAGAATTACTCCATTTCTAAATAATAAGCGCTCCGGACTTGGAGTAAGCTTTTATTCCAGTGGGAAAATCCGGCAGGAATTAACCTATGAGGATAATTTAATCCAAGGCTTGGTGAGTACCTATTATGAAAATGGCCAGATCGAAGACCGAACTACTTTTAAGAACAATAAGCCTGATGGACTGAGTGAGAAATTCTATGAAACTGGCGACCCCGCTTCAAAAATCTATTACAGTGAAGGTACATTAGATGGCCCCTATCAGGAGTTTTATCCCAATGGCAATCCAGAAGTCATCAGCAATTATGTAAATGGGCAATTGGAAGGAAGAGAGACAGTCTATTTTGAAAACGGGGAAATCGAGGGAGTCAGAGAATTTAGAAATGGGGAACTGCACGGGGTTTATACCCTGAATTACCCGAGTGGCAAACCACATAGAAGAGGTGAATTCAAGAAAGGACTTGCCGAAGGCGAGCTCTTAGTTTACTATGAGTCTGGAGAAATCCGAGAAAAAGGACAGTATAAAAAAGGAGTTGCTGTAGCACCATATATGGAATATTACCAATCTGGTAAGTTAAAGTCCAAACAAAATTTCACCCCGCAGGGATACCCTTCCAGCAAGATTGCCTATTTCGAAAACGGTCAGATTAATTACGAGATAAACTATAGCAAGGGGGAAATTGAAGGGGAAGTAAGGGTATATCGGGAAGATGGAAGCTTGGAAGAAGTCAGACGATATACCAATGGCGAACTTACTGGCAAGCAGGAATTTTATGATGAAGAAGGAAATCTCATACGGACAGAATCTTTTGAAAAAAATTTTAAAAAGCAGTAA
- a CDS encoding phosphoribosylaminoimidazolesuccinocarboxamide synthase — MSNAIKETHFQFPGQQGFYKGKVRDVYIFEKELVVVASDRISAFDVVLPRPIPYKGQVLNQIAAKFLEATSDIVPNWVTSTPDPNVTIGTKCEPFKVEMVIRGYMSGHAAREYKAGKRSICGVPMPENLRENDPFPEPIITPTTKADQGHDEDISREEILKQGIVSEQDYLQLEKYTRALYQRGQEMAEKMGLILVDTKYEFGKVGDQILLIDEIHTPDSSRYFYADGYEENQLKGLPQKQLSKEFVRQWLISNGFQGKDGQSVPEMTDEIVESISDRYIELFEKITGEKFQKANTTEIETRIEQAILAQLD, encoded by the coding sequence ATGAGTAACGCGATTAAAGAAACCCATTTTCAATTCCCGGGACAGCAGGGCTTTTATAAAGGCAAGGTCCGTGACGTGTATATTTTTGAAAAAGAGCTGGTAGTGGTAGCTTCAGACAGAATCTCGGCTTTTGATGTAGTGCTCCCAAGACCTATTCCATACAAAGGCCAGGTATTGAACCAGATCGCTGCGAAATTCCTGGAAGCTACCTCAGACATCGTCCCAAACTGGGTGACATCCACCCCAGACCCCAATGTGACCATAGGTACTAAATGCGAACCTTTCAAAGTGGAAATGGTCATCCGAGGCTATATGTCTGGGCATGCAGCTAGAGAGTACAAGGCAGGCAAACGCTCCATCTGCGGAGTACCCATGCCAGAAAATCTGCGTGAAAACGACCCTTTCCCGGAGCCAATCATCACTCCTACTACCAAGGCAGACCAAGGACACGATGAAGACATATCCCGTGAGGAGATTTTGAAGCAAGGTATAGTGTCTGAGCAAGACTACCTTCAACTCGAAAAATACACCCGAGCTCTCTACCAAAGAGGTCAGGAAATGGCTGAAAAAATGGGTCTGATCCTAGTAGACACCAAATATGAATTTGGCAAGGTGGGAGATCAGATTTTACTCATCGATGAAATCCATACTCCCGATTCTTCACGCTATTTCTATGCAGATGGCTATGAGGAAAATCAGCTCAAAGGACTTCCGCAAAAACAACTTTCCAAAGAATTTGTTAGACAATGGCTGATATCGAATGGATTTCAAGGTAAGGATGGACAATCTGTGCCTGAAATGACTGACGAAATTGTAGAAAGCATCTCAGATCGCTATATTGAGCTATTCGAAAAGATAACAGGAGAAAAATTCCAAAAAGCTAATACCACTGAAATTGAAACTAGAATTGAACAGGCTATCCTCGCTCAACTAGACTAA
- a CDS encoding STAS domain-containing protein, translating to MKYSIDKKEQYVIFTPQEDKLDSLLAPVLKSELLTIHAEGFENLVLDMSQVKYVDSSGLSALLVGDREFGKNGGVFIISNVQDHVMKLLKISMLDKKLNLVSSLEEASEAIFMHTIENGEEEEEEG from the coding sequence ATGAAATATTCTATTGATAAAAAAGAGCAGTACGTCATCTTCACCCCACAGGAAGACAAATTAGACTCATTGCTAGCCCCTGTATTGAAATCCGAATTGCTTACCATACATGCAGAAGGATTTGAAAATTTGGTTTTGGACATGAGTCAAGTAAAGTATGTGGACTCTTCGGGACTGAGTGCATTACTAGTAGGAGATAGAGAATTTGGGAAAAATGGAGGAGTTTTCATTATTTCCAACGTGCAGGATCACGTCATGAAATTGCTAAAGATCTCCATGCTTGATAAGAAGCTGAACCTGGTAAGTTCCCTTGAAGAGGCCAGTGAAGCTATTTTCATGCATACTATAGAAAATGGTGAAGAAGAGGAGGAGGAAGGTTGA